The following are from one region of the Paenibacillus sp. KS-LC4 genome:
- a CDS encoding ATP-binding cassette domain-containing protein, giving the protein MIEVSNVTREFRVFRREKGFASSIKSILNRNYEVKKAVNNINFHIQEGELVGYIGSNGAGKSTTIKMLAGILVPTSGIVRVNGKEPHRNRKENAMNIGVVFGQRSQLYWNLPMEETFDLFAKIYKINPTVFRNNVDYYVDLLEMEEFIRVPVRQLSLGQRMRAELAVALLHEPKVLYLDEPTIGLDVAVKAKIRTFIRQINKSKKTTVILTTHDMKDIEEVCDRIITINKGEVLFDGTVAGFKDNFNPGHVLTVDLDDQRNKITDGRLKLLVDEGLRKSFLIDKNELSVAHAISIISNSYEIKDMQLKEPDIEEAVKFLYAAAAREK; this is encoded by the coding sequence GTGATAGAGGTCAGTAATGTAACAAGGGAGTTCAGAGTATTTAGACGCGAAAAAGGGTTTGCTTCGTCTATAAAGTCAATTCTGAACAGGAACTACGAAGTGAAGAAGGCTGTTAACAATATTAATTTTCATATCCAAGAAGGAGAACTTGTCGGATATATTGGGTCGAACGGAGCTGGTAAATCTACGACGATAAAAATGCTTGCCGGTATTCTTGTACCTACATCTGGGATTGTCCGGGTGAACGGTAAAGAACCGCACCGAAATAGGAAGGAAAACGCAATGAATATCGGGGTCGTCTTTGGTCAGAGGTCTCAATTATATTGGAATCTCCCGATGGAGGAAACCTTTGATCTATTCGCAAAAATATATAAAATTAACCCAACGGTTTTCCGTAACAATGTTGATTATTACGTAGATTTGCTCGAAATGGAAGAATTCATAAGGGTTCCGGTGCGTCAGCTGAGTCTTGGTCAAAGAATGCGTGCAGAGTTAGCGGTGGCCTTGCTCCATGAGCCAAAAGTACTTTATTTGGACGAGCCTACGATCGGTTTAGATGTAGCCGTAAAGGCCAAGATTAGAACCTTTATACGACAAATAAACAAATCAAAGAAAACAACCGTAATTCTAACTACTCACGATATGAAGGACATCGAGGAAGTATGCGACCGAATTATTACAATTAACAAAGGCGAAGTATTATTTGACGGTACTGTAGCCGGATTCAAGGACAATTTCAATCCGGGTCATGTGCTTACAGTCGATTTGGATGATCAGCGCAATAAAATAACAGATGGCAGGCTCAAGCTTCTTGTCGACGAAGGATTGAGGAAAAGCTTCTTAATTGACAAGAATGAACTCTCGGTCGCCCATGCGATATCCATCATTTCGAATAGCTACGAAATAAAGGACATGCAGTTGAAAGAGCCGGATATTGAGGAAGCGGTGAAGTTTTTATATGCTGCGGCAGCGAGAGAAAAATAG
- a CDS encoding sigma-70 family RNA polymerase sigma factor — translation MQEYGAHIYRTVYAVLHSPHDAEDVTQEVLLQIHRSLPECRLEGFKTWVTRIAVNRAIDWKRSKARKPEELSEYVDNLGPDTDGQGTAMPAERAAIEREEQRYIREQVEQLPENYREVVNAYYIEQKSYEEISSSTGLERKSVESRLYRARNWIKRHWRREDFE, via the coding sequence GTGCAGGAATATGGCGCTCATATTTATAGAACGGTTTATGCTGTGCTGCATTCGCCGCATGATGCGGAGGATGTTACCCAGGAAGTGCTGCTGCAAATTCACCGCTCTCTCCCCGAGTGCAGGCTGGAAGGCTTTAAAACCTGGGTGACCCGCATTGCTGTAAACCGTGCGATTGATTGGAAGAGGAGCAAGGCACGCAAGCCGGAAGAGCTGAGCGAATATGTGGACAATCTGGGACCGGACACTGATGGGCAAGGAACCGCGATGCCCGCGGAGCGCGCTGCGATCGAGCGGGAGGAACAACGCTACATACGAGAACAGGTTGAGCAGCTCCCGGAAAATTATCGCGAAGTCGTAAACGCCTATTATATAGAACAGAAATCATATGAGGAAATTTCGTCCTCAACCGGACTGGAGCGTAAAAGTGTAGAATCGCGCCTGTACCGGGCAAGAAACTGGATCAAGCGGCACTGGAGAAGGGAGGACTTTGAATGA
- a CDS encoding ABC-2 family transporter protein, with protein sequence MHYAQLYLEFIKLRIMGVAEYRKAFFMGGLAQFASYGAEFLILWILVDKFQSINGWGAYEVLFLFSLNLCSYALAGFFVFTPTTQLSNMVKNGSFDEVLTKPLNSFFYLVCREFNSAYISHFCLSIGVIVICLTGMEMTFTFKDIVFLIVVIISGALIQGAGLIFTSVPSFWIIETQGLREVLFFQIKNFIRYPITIYNKAVQVILTFILPYAFINFYPAQYFMTKDDFVFFNHNVQYFSPVVGVVCFVLAYRFWLFGVNHYKSTGS encoded by the coding sequence ATGCATTACGCTCAACTGTATTTGGAATTTATCAAATTAAGGATCATGGGGGTGGCCGAATACCGTAAAGCCTTTTTTATGGGAGGGTTAGCTCAGTTTGCTTCTTACGGGGCTGAATTTCTGATTTTATGGATTTTGGTAGATAAGTTTCAATCCATCAATGGTTGGGGAGCATATGAGGTGTTATTTTTGTTCTCTTTAAATCTATGTTCTTACGCACTAGCGGGATTTTTCGTTTTCACACCTACGACTCAACTAAGCAATATGGTGAAAAATGGTTCTTTCGACGAAGTGTTAACAAAGCCTCTTAATAGCTTCTTTTACCTGGTTTGCCGGGAATTCAATAGCGCGTACATAAGCCATTTTTGCCTCTCCATCGGGGTGATTGTCATCTGCCTAACTGGTATGGAAATGACCTTTACGTTTAAGGATATCGTTTTCCTGATCGTAGTGATAATTAGTGGGGCATTAATTCAAGGGGCAGGGTTAATTTTCACTTCAGTACCTTCATTTTGGATCATCGAAACGCAAGGTTTGCGAGAAGTTCTTTTCTTTCAAATTAAAAATTTTATTCGTTACCCAATCACCATTTACAACAAGGCGGTTCAAGTGATTCTGACCTTTATTCTGCCTTATGCGTTTATTAATTTTTATCCCGCGCAATATTTTATGACGAAAGATGATTTTGTTTTTTTTAATCATAACGTTCAATATTTCTCTCCGGTGGTTGGAGTTGTATGTTTTGTACTCGCTTATAGGTTTTGGTTATTTGGCGTCAATCATTACAAAAGTACGGGATCATAG
- a CDS encoding C40 family peptidase: MLKKVTALLVGLVLMLAFQAGSVFADSKMDGVIADLIGTPYQSGGTTTKGFDCSGFTKYVFDKMGIDLSRTSQAQSNDGSEVKKSDLIAGDLVFFNTNGKGISHVGIYVGDGKFAHSSSSRGVIISKLSESYYADRYVTATRIMSQDAYDKYASEQ, from the coding sequence ATTTTGAAGAAGGTTACTGCACTACTCGTTGGTCTTGTATTAATGCTTGCTTTCCAAGCAGGCAGCGTGTTCGCGGATTCGAAGATGGACGGTGTTATCGCTGATCTGATCGGCACACCGTACCAAAGCGGCGGAACAACTACGAAAGGCTTCGACTGCTCCGGTTTTACGAAATATGTTTTCGATAAAATGGGCATCGATCTTTCCCGTACTTCCCAAGCGCAATCGAATGATGGCAGCGAAGTGAAGAAGAGTGACCTGATCGCTGGCGATCTTGTATTCTTCAACACGAATGGCAAAGGCATCTCCCACGTTGGTATTTATGTAGGGGATGGAAAGTTTGCACATTCCTCCTCAAGTAGAGGCGTTATTATTAGCAAACTTAGCGAGTCTTATTACGCTGATCGTTACGTGACAGCTACACGCATTATGAGCCAAGACGCTTACGACAAGTACGCAAGCGAGCAATAG
- a CDS encoding AIR synthase-related protein, with translation MLEQLSSQITGIIHCTGGGQGKCKGFGTGVHYVKDNMFPIPPIFQVIQEQGSVPLKEMYQIFNMGHRMEIYCKPEAANELIATSQKYGVEARVIGKVEASDSDVNQVTIFTEGTTLEL, from the coding sequence TTGCTTGAGCAGCTTTCTTCTCAGATCACTGGTATTATCCATTGTACGGGTGGTGGGCAAGGGAAGTGCAAAGGTTTTGGTACAGGTGTTCATTATGTAAAAGACAATATGTTCCCAATACCACCTATATTCCAGGTCATTCAAGAGCAGGGCTCCGTTCCGCTCAAGGAAATGTATCAAATTTTCAATATGGGCCATCGAATGGAAATTTATTGCAAGCCAGAGGCTGCAAATGAGCTTATTGCCACTTCACAAAAATATGGGGTAGAAGCAAGAGTGATTGGGAAAGTCGAAGCAAGCGACAGCGATGTTAATCAAGTAACTATTTTCACCGAAGGCACGACGCTGGAGCTGTAA
- a CDS encoding ABC-2 family transporter protein: MKQPQAHFKTAQHIAFQISKILRVDRAWKTNFEERGIAMALYIEFFKKAFQERYAFRFNFYITILASILLLVIQINVWTALYNNKENIDNIHLNEMVCYIIISAIVVTLTRSNAGRKIAERVENGSIILDLMKPVNFKRYLLSEDLGTNVFQTLFVTIPAIAATFLFFDISLSVDMRNTLLFLPSLVLGIIMAFHIHYIFGLFSFWLETSWYIPFFIGALFELFSGSVVPLWFYPQWLFNICQALPFRFIFFEPIAIFLGKYGMQQSVTVLLMQSGWLAVIILVEKYVWSRVQTKLVIHGG, translated from the coding sequence TTGAAGCAGCCCCAAGCCCATTTTAAGACAGCGCAGCACATAGCATTCCAAATTTCAAAAATATTGAGGGTCGATAGAGCGTGGAAAACCAATTTTGAAGAGCGAGGTATTGCTATGGCACTATATATTGAATTTTTCAAGAAGGCCTTTCAAGAACGTTATGCGTTTCGTTTCAACTTTTACATCACAATTCTTGCAAGCATTCTGCTGCTTGTGATTCAAATTAATGTGTGGACGGCACTTTACAACAATAAAGAGAATATTGACAATATCCATCTTAATGAAATGGTTTGCTACATAATAATCTCAGCAATCGTCGTGACATTAACGCGATCGAATGCAGGAAGGAAAATTGCAGAGAGAGTTGAGAATGGAAGTATCATATTGGATTTAATGAAACCCGTTAATTTTAAGAGATATTTATTATCCGAGGACTTAGGAACGAATGTATTCCAAACCTTATTTGTCACGATTCCTGCTATAGCGGCTACCTTTTTGTTTTTCGACATCTCCCTATCGGTGGATATGAGGAATACATTACTGTTCCTACCGAGTCTTGTGTTAGGGATAATTATGGCTTTCCATATTCATTATATTTTTGGCCTTTTCTCGTTTTGGCTTGAAACCTCATGGTATATTCCGTTCTTTATAGGTGCCTTATTCGAACTCTTCTCAGGTTCTGTTGTTCCATTATGGTTTTACCCGCAATGGTTGTTCAATATCTGTCAGGCATTACCGTTCCGCTTCATTTTTTTTGAACCGATTGCTATTTTTTTAGGGAAGTACGGAATGCAACAATCGGTAACCGTTCTTCTCATGCAATCTGGATGGTTGGCGGTTATTATACTCGTTGAAAAATATGTATGGTCTAGAGTGCAAACCAAATTAGTAATACACGGGGGATGA
- a CDS encoding YwhD family protein, translated as MEQQGQPEKKEKKSLALNVVSNKQHKGFGAGTIDLSQVSCVIIDAGVAYIDDGAMHAKSKVERGIKFSPNKEDTPNGRQCWIVWVAVERGENGTNYAGATACEMWIDTEARRGWKILPDHVNKLDHAIKRRFNLGELGAEEKAAFRKLLIEHNEEWWTNSSDELKQALEA; from the coding sequence ATGGAACAGCAAGGACAACCGGAGAAAAAAGAAAAGAAATCACTCGCGCTTAACGTCGTGAGCAATAAACAGCATAAAGGCTTTGGTGCAGGCACCATTGATCTAAGCCAAGTATCCTGCGTTATTATTGATGCGGGCGTCGCTTATATCGACGACGGCGCGATGCATGCGAAGAGCAAAGTGGAGCGCGGCATCAAGTTTTCCCCTAATAAAGAGGATACGCCGAATGGCCGCCAATGCTGGATTGTATGGGTTGCGGTAGAACGCGGAGAGAATGGCACGAACTACGCTGGCGCAACAGCTTGCGAAATGTGGATTGACACGGAAGCCCGCCGCGGGTGGAAAATCCTCCCTGATCATGTCAACAAGCTTGATCATGCGATAAAGCGCCGCTTCAACTTGGGCGAGCTGGGCGCAGAAGAAAAGGCTGCGTTCCGCAAGCTGTTAATTGAGCATAATGAAGAATGGTGGACCAATTCTTCCGATGAGCTGAAGCAGGCTTTGGAGGCGTAG
- a CDS encoding M1 family metallopeptidase encodes MTPGPFKRIALILLSAVLLGLSLHHGFGNAWLSQYTYASGTSDPPLAGLANSAAAHTTTAPPSGAAGIPAGIQAAPQTAKPPAPAAPVQPDSVQPDAEQTLSKRVVQYNMHVALREDIRYLDGSQTVTWTNPGKKTVSELYFHLYPNAFQSEKSTFMRESGGQLRGDKATVDGQGYMKLLTLQTLEGESLLPRLHYVQPDDGNTDDYTLTKLKLPVPVAPGKSVTLSMTYEVKLPEVFARMGYSGSFVMAGQWFPKLAVYETAGTRGRTNEGWNVHQYHGDSEFYSDFGLYSAQITVPENFKVASTGIQTKEAVTQNGKSVYPFYAEDVHDFAWSASPDFIYAEDTLSGTGIPGVRIKLYMDPAHEGLKDRYMHAAKSSLSKYAEWYGEYPYSTLSIVVPPKGANGAGGMEYPTLVTALAADSDNPGYSLERTVVHEIGHQYWYGMVASNEFEEAWLDEGFTSYAEDKVMENAYGVEPNLAMEASYITAPAPLKQPSWAYHNSDEYAENVYMRAKLVLVGIEKQVGAKTMQKIMRTYFQKYKFKHPTTSDFQRVVEQVTKEKWQDYFHQYVYGSLMADFSVEAIRVNEVQKDGQTAYESTVLIKRNGGQNGPIPLVFSFTDGETISKIWDAAESHMEYKVMHAAPLAWVAVDPKNSNVLDNRHINNFMRAEVPEQSRIRWSLGLTKLIEGLLASVGW; translated from the coding sequence ATGACTCCAGGACCTTTCAAACGAATCGCGCTCATTTTGCTATCGGCTGTCCTGCTCGGACTGTCGCTGCATCATGGCTTCGGCAACGCTTGGCTATCCCAGTATACGTACGCCTCCGGCACCTCAGACCCGCCACTTGCTGGTTTGGCAAATAGCGCCGCAGCCCACACAACTACTGCCCCGCCAAGCGGTGCGGCCGGTATACCAGCAGGCATCCAGGCTGCACCGCAAACAGCCAAGCCGCCTGCCCCGGCAGCACCGGTGCAGCCCGACTCTGTCCAGCCTGATGCTGAGCAGACGCTCAGCAAAAGAGTCGTCCAATACAATATGCATGTTGCACTTCGAGAGGATATTAGGTATTTGGACGGCTCCCAGACCGTAACTTGGACGAATCCAGGTAAAAAAACGGTGTCCGAGCTGTATTTTCATCTGTATCCCAATGCCTTTCAATCCGAAAAATCGACGTTCATGCGCGAGTCTGGCGGCCAGCTCAGAGGCGACAAGGCTACGGTTGACGGCCAAGGCTATATGAAGCTGCTCACCTTGCAGACGTTGGAGGGCGAGAGCCTGCTTCCCCGCCTGCATTATGTCCAGCCCGATGACGGAAATACAGACGATTACACACTGACGAAGCTTAAACTTCCCGTTCCAGTCGCACCGGGCAAATCGGTAACGCTCTCCATGACCTACGAGGTTAAACTGCCTGAAGTATTCGCGCGCATGGGCTATTCCGGCAGCTTCGTCATGGCGGGTCAGTGGTTTCCGAAGCTTGCCGTTTATGAGACGGCTGGCACGCGCGGCCGAACGAATGAAGGCTGGAACGTCCATCAGTATCATGGCGATTCGGAGTTTTATAGTGATTTCGGCTTATACAGCGCCCAGATTACTGTACCAGAAAACTTTAAGGTAGCCTCAACCGGCATTCAGACGAAGGAGGCTGTGACGCAAAATGGCAAAAGCGTCTATCCGTTTTATGCCGAGGATGTGCATGACTTTGCTTGGTCCGCCTCGCCCGACTTCATATACGCGGAGGACACCTTATCCGGAACGGGCATTCCGGGCGTACGCATTAAGCTTTATATGGACCCTGCCCACGAGGGACTAAAGGACCGCTATATGCATGCAGCAAAATCGTCGCTGTCCAAATACGCGGAGTGGTACGGTGAATATCCGTATTCAACGCTGTCCATCGTCGTTCCGCCAAAAGGGGCGAATGGCGCCGGCGGCATGGAATATCCAACGCTCGTAACCGCTTTAGCTGCTGACTCCGACAACCCTGGCTACAGCTTGGAGCGAACCGTTGTACATGAGATTGGTCATCAGTATTGGTACGGAATGGTCGCATCGAACGAGTTCGAAGAAGCTTGGCTCGACGAAGGCTTTACATCGTATGCAGAGGATAAAGTGATGGAGAACGCCTATGGCGTTGAACCCAATTTAGCTATGGAGGCCAGCTATATTACAGCTCCTGCCCCGCTTAAGCAGCCTTCATGGGCCTATCACAACAGCGATGAGTATGCGGAAAATGTATACATGCGCGCCAAGCTTGTGCTGGTCGGCATTGAGAAGCAGGTCGGAGCAAAGACGATGCAAAAAATTATGCGCACATATTTTCAAAAATACAAATTCAAGCATCCAACGACGTCCGATTTCCAGCGAGTCGTCGAGCAGGTTACGAAGGAAAAATGGCAGGATTATTTTCACCAGTATGTGTATGGCAGCCTGATGGCGGATTTTTCAGTGGAGGCTATTCGAGTGAATGAAGTGCAGAAGGATGGCCAAACGGCTTATGAGTCTACCGTGCTGATCAAGCGCAATGGCGGACAAAACGGACCCATACCGCTCGTTTTCTCCTTTACCGACGGCGAAACCATTTCTAAAATATGGGACGCAGCCGAGTCTCATATGGAGTACAAGGTGATGCATGCCGCTCCGCTCGCATGGGTAGCAGTCGATCCGAAAAACAGCAATGTGCTGGACAATCGGCATATTAACAATTTTATGCGTGCAGAAGTGCCAGAGCAATCGCGCATTCGGTGGAGCCTCGGCCTGACGAAGCTTATTGAAGGCCTGCTCGCATCCGTAGGCTGGTAG
- a CDS encoding GNAT family N-acetyltransferase, translating to MDASHARQLCDWQYEPPYGIYQWPAWDAMEKAEMEFADPELRQKQYAAILDDQGELVGFAQFFPLGDDVLRLGLGRHPQLCSRGSGTAFVELLIEEARRRAPHSELDLEVLTWNARAIRVYEKAGFRITDTYIRPTPQGAAEFHCMVYGGEAET from the coding sequence ATGGATGCCTCCCATGCCCGCCAGCTGTGCGATTGGCAATACGAGCCGCCTTATGGCATCTATCAATGGCCAGCATGGGATGCCATGGAGAAGGCAGAAATGGAGTTCGCTGATCCCGAGCTTCGCCAGAAGCAATACGCTGCTATTTTAGATGACCAAGGGGAGCTCGTTGGTTTTGCACAGTTTTTCCCGCTCGGGGATGACGTGCTGCGGCTTGGCCTCGGCCGGCATCCACAGCTTTGCAGCAGAGGCTCGGGCACCGCCTTTGTTGAACTGCTGATAGAGGAAGCACGCCGACGTGCTCCACACAGCGAGCTGGATTTGGAGGTACTGACCTGGAATGCACGCGCTATTCGCGTATACGAGAAGGCAGGCTTCCGCATTACCGATACGTATATCCGCCCAACACCGCAAGGCGCGGCGGAATTCCATTGCATGGTCTACGGAGGAGAGGCAGAGACGTAG
- a CDS encoding deoxyribodipyrimidine photo-lyase: MYLYIHRKDLRSNDLRCFDYVRRSGQHGIHLLIIDPSLADGDRLLCHSGRTFLSQAASLVEQYKAAGEQLHVLYGDPAAITEALLQAHPIEEVLVHMDYTPYARMRDQAIQQVVHAAGRRWLPLDDAPLADLEELHSFSRRSEPYKVFTPFYRMWQSFMQSHYSPAGETTLKQLKTLKNIDASIAERFRLPREHPAASAFLRAAGAADATEAADRTSADSFAVFDTTDASIAPTDSGTLSAADALEQFLSLRLAGYEGSRDQFAENQTSQLARYLNTGALSARQAYEAAQQQFGAEPWIRQLAWRDFFLYQGKYNEDFYRYEQKFDLSALNDQHFEAWSRGKTGIPIIDAAMKQLNETGEMPNRLRMVTAMFLTKNLLCPFTLGEQHFRRQLADYDHTLNRGGWLWSSSLGYDAAPYFRIMNPATQSKAHDPSGTYIRRWLPELAHLSDKQVHLPQPHAIVDLKASRARAIEVYKEIV; encoded by the coding sequence ATGTATTTATATATTCACCGCAAAGACCTGCGTTCAAACGATTTACGCTGCTTTGATTACGTGCGCCGCTCTGGGCAGCACGGCATTCATCTGCTTATCATAGACCCGTCACTGGCGGATGGTGACCGGCTCTTGTGCCACAGCGGCAGAACCTTCTTGTCGCAGGCCGCCTCCCTAGTAGAGCAATACAAGGCGGCAGGCGAGCAGCTGCATGTGCTTTACGGCGATCCCGCCGCCATTACCGAAGCGCTGCTGCAAGCCCATCCCATTGAAGAGGTTCTCGTCCACATGGACTATACACCGTATGCCCGGATGCGAGACCAAGCGATCCAGCAGGTTGTGCACGCAGCGGGGCGTCGCTGGCTGCCGCTCGACGATGCACCGCTCGCCGATTTGGAGGAGCTTCATTCGTTTTCCAGACGCAGTGAGCCTTACAAGGTATTTACGCCCTTTTACCGCATGTGGCAGTCCTTTATGCAAAGCCATTATTCCCCTGCGGGCGAAACAACACTGAAGCAGCTGAAAACGCTGAAAAATATAGATGCCAGCATAGCAGAGCGCTTCCGTCTTCCTCGGGAGCATCCGGCTGCGTCAGCCTTTTTGCGGGCAGCGGGAGCAGCGGACGCGACAGAAGCGGCGGACCGCACATCGGCTGATTCCTTTGCTGTGTTCGATACCACGGATGCTTCAATCGCGCCGACTGACTCGGGAACGCTGAGCGCAGCCGATGCGCTGGAGCAATTTCTAAGCCTCCGCTTGGCGGGCTATGAAGGCAGCCGCGACCAGTTTGCGGAAAACCAAACAAGCCAGCTGGCGCGTTATTTGAATACGGGAGCACTATCGGCAAGGCAAGCCTATGAAGCAGCACAGCAGCAGTTTGGAGCCGAGCCTTGGATTAGGCAGCTGGCATGGCGGGATTTTTTTCTCTATCAGGGAAAATATAATGAGGACTTTTACCGCTATGAGCAGAAGTTTGATTTATCCGCGCTGAACGATCAGCATTTCGAGGCCTGGAGCCGAGGAAAAACGGGCATTCCTATCATAGATGCCGCTATGAAGCAGCTTAATGAAACCGGCGAAATGCCGAATCGGCTGCGGATGGTGACCGCCATGTTTTTGACGAAAAACCTGCTGTGCCCGTTTACGCTGGGCGAGCAGCATTTCCGTCGCCAGCTGGCTGATTATGATCATACGCTCAACCGGGGCGGCTGGCTGTGGAGCTCGTCCCTCGGCTACGATGCCGCGCCGTACTTTCGTATTATGAATCCGGCCACACAGTCCAAAGCTCATGATCCGAGCGGTACTTACATTAGACGCTGGCTGCCTGAGCTTGCCCATCTGTCCGATAAGCAAGTCCACCTGCCGCAGCCGCATGCCATTGTAGATTTGAAGGCTTCACGCGCTCGCGCGATTGAGGTCTATAAGGAGATTGTGTAA
- a CDS encoding nucleotidyl transferase AbiEii/AbiGii toxin family protein produces MALSLEELRRFRTLTIIALFSDDDLLDTLVLKGGNALDIGYGMNSRASIDLDFSMSQDFENIGLTNLEEVRQRLEFVLSRTFFDNGFKVFDVKMISKPKTRTPKTPYFWAGYGANFKVIENDKFEAHKNEPVWLTNKSIAVSDTKKNISIDFGMHEYLGDITTAELDGYIVPIYTPTLIVLEKLRAVCQQMAEYNVSIGKEANFGKARPRDFFDIYTVLESSLVHIDFNHPDTIRHLKACFQAKNVPIELIAKIPDTLEFHKQDEIKLRDSVVGSEFKGFDFYFNYVVDLLLRNNLHILAA; encoded by the coding sequence GTGGCCTTATCTTTGGAAGAATTACGACGTTTTAGGACTTTGACTATTATCGCTCTTTTCTCAGATGATGATCTCCTTGATACTCTAGTCTTAAAGGGTGGAAATGCCTTAGATATTGGATATGGCATGAACTCCCGCGCTTCAATTGATTTAGATTTCTCCATGTCTCAGGATTTTGAAAACATTGGCCTTACAAACCTAGAAGAAGTACGCCAACGCCTTGAATTTGTACTTTCCAGGACTTTTTTTGATAATGGTTTCAAAGTATTCGACGTTAAAATGATTTCCAAGCCAAAAACGAGAACTCCAAAAACACCCTATTTCTGGGCAGGATATGGAGCCAATTTCAAAGTCATTGAAAATGATAAATTCGAAGCGCATAAGAATGAGCCTGTTTGGTTGACAAATAAATCAATTGCAGTGAGTGATACAAAGAAAAATATATCAATAGATTTTGGAATGCATGAGTATCTTGGGGATATAACAACGGCCGAACTTGATGGATATATCGTCCCCATTTATACACCCACCCTTATTGTTTTAGAAAAATTAAGAGCAGTGTGCCAACAGATGGCCGAATATAATGTTAGTATTGGAAAAGAAGCGAATTTCGGAAAGGCACGACCTAGAGATTTTTTTGATATCTACACGGTATTGGAAAGTTCATTAGTACATATCGATTTTAACCATCCGGATACTATACGCCATTTAAAAGCATGCTTCCAAGCTAAAAATGTCCCCATTGAACTAATAGCCAAAATTCCAGATACACTTGAGTTTCATAAGCAAGATGAAATCAAACTAAGGGATAGTGTTGTAGGCTCAGAATTCAAAGGCTTTGATTTTTACTTCAACTATGTAGTAGATCTGTTGCTTAGAAACAATTTGCATATACTTGCTGCATAA
- a CDS encoding zf-HC2 domain-containing protein: protein MSQHEEHKHGESSRTKQQGKHVNHVEASLLEQYVANLLSEPEREQIERQLAGCDECLERFMYVLEADMAGAEFTSKLHAEGASPLNLAIELPDFEQMGSKLSRQLFGPSESEKQQLSMPGPFLQEKSFRRRSWLQHPATHYTAAAVITLLLLGTGVLNNISQELEKIDHSRLQHKEEQFIRDKEQRESSWSQQMMNRTSLWLDGIASKRFK, encoded by the coding sequence ATGAGTCAACATGAGGAGCACAAGCATGGCGAGAGTTCGAGGACGAAACAGCAGGGCAAGCATGTGAATCATGTGGAGGCCTCCCTCCTGGAGCAATATGTGGCGAACTTGCTATCCGAGCCGGAGCGCGAGCAGATCGAGCGGCAGCTTGCTGGCTGTGACGAATGCTTAGAGCGATTTATGTATGTATTGGAGGCGGACATGGCTGGGGCGGAATTTACATCGAAGCTTCATGCAGAAGGAGCTAGCCCGCTCAATCTGGCGATTGAGCTCCCGGATTTTGAACAGATGGGCAGCAAGCTCAGCAGGCAGCTGTTTGGACCATCTGAATCTGAAAAACAGCAGCTGTCCATGCCGGGTCCGTTCCTTCAGGAGAAATCATTCCGCCGCAGGTCATGGCTTCAGCATCCAGCCACTCATTATACCGCTGCGGCGGTCATTACTCTGCTGCTGCTCGGTACAGGCGTACTGAACAACATTTCACAGGAGCTGGAAAAAATAGACCACAGCAGACTGCAGCATAAAGAGGAGCAGTTCATTCGAGACAAGGAGCAGCGCGAGTCCTCCTGGTCGCAGCAAATGATGAATCGCACTTCCCTCTGGCTGGATGGCATCGCCTCCAAACGGTTTAAATAA